In Spirosoma sp. KUDC1026, the sequence GGGGGGAAGCAGTGATACGGCTGCTTTGGGTACGCCAAACTCGGTCAATACGGACTGAATCAGATTAACCAGATACCGGTTTGAAAAGTCAGCTTCTTTCCCGCCCTTGAGCACACAGGCATTCCCCGACCGAAGGCAGAGTGAGGCAACGTCGACCGTTACGTTCGGGCGCGATTCGTAGATGACCCCCACAACGCCCAGCGGTACCGCGATTTTTTTGAGTTGTAACCCCTGCTCAATCGTTCGTTCGAAAATCACTTCGCCCGCCGGATCAGGCAGTACCGCTACGTCACGCAGGCTTTTGGCCAGGTCAGCAACACGCGCTTCTGTCAGTTTCAGCCGATCATACTTCGGATCATCAGCCGACATCCGGTCGAGATCTTTCTGATTCTCCGTTACAATCTCGCCGACGTGAGCCGTTAGTACGTCAGCCATTCGGTTGAGCAGGTCGGTTTTCTGCGCCGAGTTTAGTTGGCGTACCACAGCAGCCGCCTGTTGCGTAGCTTGGAGAAGAGGAGTGATTGGAGTCATTACTTTGTATTAGTTAGCTGTTCCTGAATATACCGGAGTACATCGGGTAGCGTAATGTCAAAACTTTCAGTTATTACTTCTGTTGCTTGTCGGTAGTCGTGTCGATGATTCGGGAAGGAAATCAACTGTGGAAAGTGCGGTGCATTATCCCAGCGAACCAACCATTGTTGGTCTGTTTTTTGCCAATGAAAAGCGTATTTTCTTGTAGTGCTGTCGGAATACTCTTTCGTATGCAGTACTGACCCGTCGATAAGTGTGATGCGAAGTTTAGCAAAAAATGTATCCTCCATATGGTCCAGCCGTAGCACGTCGTACTGGCTCACAAACGGGTGTGTATTCAACCAAACAAGGTATTCCATCTGGCAAGTGAGTGGTGATAG encodes:
- a CDS encoding DUF6516 family protein; amino-acid sequence: MEYLVWLNTHPFVSQYDVLRLDHMEDTFFAKLRITLIDGSVLHTKEYSDSTTRKYAFHWQKTDQQWLVRWDNAPHFPQLISFPNHRHDYRQATEVITESFDITLPDVLRYIQEQLTNTK